A portion of the Aphelocoma coerulescens isolate FSJ_1873_10779 chromosome 1, UR_Acoe_1.0, whole genome shotgun sequence genome contains these proteins:
- the N4BP2L1 gene encoding NEDD4-binding protein 2-like 1, with product MEGRALPPGPARGRRGPRGRGRGGGRGRAAERLPRAPHAGPAPTPRPAGAAAADERLLQALGGLSLGPPRGGGGGRLVLLRGLPGAGKSTLARQLKRDHPSAVVLSTDDFFVENGVYIFEPDFLEDAHKWNQKRARKAMKNGKSPVIIDNTNIHAWEMKPYVMMARENRYEVTFQEPDTPWKFNVQELTRRNIHHVPREKIQRMKEQYEHNVTFHSVLRSEKPSRDEGSYSGTSAAYGTGPHSTQLSAFPRRRPGMARTNNVTFN from the exons ATGGAGGGACGCGcgctcccgcccggccccgcccgcgggCGCCGagggccgcggggccggggtcggggcgggggccggggccgggctgcggAGCGGCTGCCCCGGGCCCCCCATGCCGGGCCGGCCCCgaccccgcgccccgccggggccgcggccgcggACGAGcggctgctccaggccctgggGGGACTGAGCCTGGGGCCcccgcggggcggcggcggcgggaggctggtgctgctgcgGGGGCTGCCGGGCGCCGGCAAGAGCACCCTGGCCAG aCAGCTGAAACGTGACCACCCCAGTGCTGTAGTCCTTAGTACTGACGACTTCTTTGTGGAAAATGGTGTCTACATCTTTGAGCCGGACTTCCTAGAGGATGCACACAAGTGGAACCAGAAAAGAG CACGCAAAGCAATGAAGAATGGGAAAAGCCCGGTTATTATTGATAATACCAACATCCATGCTTGGGAAATGAAGCCGTATGTGATGATG GCACGTGAAAATAGATACGAAGTTACATTCCAAGAACCAGATACACCCTGGAAGTTCAATGTTCAAGAACTGACAAG AAGAAATATTCATCATGTCCCTCGGGAAAAGATACAACGGATGAAAGAACAATACGAGCACAATGTTACCTTCCACAGTGTTCTCCGGTCTGAAAAACCAAGCAGAGATGAGGGAAGCTACAGTGGAACAAGTGCAGCTTATGGCACAGGCCCCCATTCCACCCAGCTTTCTGCCTTCCCAAGGAGGAGACCTGGCATGGCACGTACAAACAACGTGACATTTAACTAA
- the N4BP2L2 gene encoding NEDD4-binding protein 2-like 2 isoform X4 produces the protein MAEHLPACGKWEAILSKNPGYLLTKAKQKKKRKRNKTMKSNRTEITKKMLCGVAHHPIPGDHDGSESEEDDLEEENKKSLCTFSKDPEDPVAVCEEQSKSGDESLKEVSGVSRESFLVTVPEVSVMSNSAWKNELPVESDSLLLRDVKPFCTENLTKNALDDEEANQRHKDNLCSFLKISSDKNSIQETEGISEDYGMSLLSTENKLRSCQITCEPDLEAKLVSLNSEEKEISQCYNSNVLDNVPDNTEGKGALKAEETSSNAWAFFSISLSTEELQMGFNTQMSLSPYSEDKFVGEQRPQKVMKPEQTHMNSSAKLNCYQSSEGLVKESHHETETEETGNIISNGLSASPTGKVHFGSLGEARATFTQGSSEVNVPINDATPITLKRKRYRRIVNLAPKFNLPRQIAGHTERGKEVLVREDIPQKSVLEVRQKNFLSKNCGEAHEQDHSLQEYSLATPDADALLHNISYVHSGQCSPILKCAFKVCVDSKTKEEQATTLQPQQVVDKREDECEHVSSEVTNGQPDTLPSLKVVSEYLEDSNTLASCSENANEADDSEPAKASQPEDCQDADMKCSFLGLPLSLGFAFQLVQLFGSPGLPLESLLPDDYIVPLDWKVSKMIYLLWKTSVEEKQKTNGLQNGDGLTDDILSLEDLNKNHQGNQDSPETLSDMELCQDVIEENIITWTGTGCLDAAFHQS, from the exons GGAGGCAATTTTAAGCAAGAACCCTGGATACCTgttaacaaaagcaaaacagaagaagaagagaaaaagaaacaaaacaatgaaAAGTAATCGTACAGAAATTACGAAGAAAATGTTATGTGGAGTAGCTCATCATCCAATTCCAGGTGACCATGATGGATCAGAAAGCGAGGAGGATGatttggaagaagaaaacaaaaaatcattGTGTACATTCAGCAAAGACCCAGAGGATCCAGTAGCAGTTTGTGAAGAGCAGTCTAAGAGTGGTGATGAAAGCCTAAAAGAAGTTTCAGGGGTTTCAAGGGAGAGTTTTCTGGTCACTGTGCCTGAGGTCTCGGTGATGTCAAATAGTGCATGGAAAAATGAATTGCCTGTAGAAAGTGACAGTTTGCTTTTAAGAGATGTAAAACCTTTTTGTACTGAAAACCTAACCAAAAATGCACTAGATGATGAGGAAGCAAATCAAAGGCACAAAGACAATCTTTGCAGTTTCCTAAAAATAAGCAGTGATAAGAATTCCATCCAGGAAACAGAAGGCATTTCTGAAGACTATGGTATGTCACTGTtaagcacagaaaacaaactgaGATCATGTCAAATTACATGTGAACCTGACTTGGAAGCCAAGCTGGTAAGTTTaaacagtgaagaaaaagaaatctctcaGTGTTACAATTCCAATGTACTTGATAACGTGCCTGATAACACAGAGGGCAAAGGTGCATTAAAAGCAGAAGAGACTAGCTCCAATGCCTGGGCTTTTTTTTCAATTAGTTTGTCTACTGAGGAGTTGCAGATGGGCTTCAATACTCAAATGTCTCTCTCTCCTTACTCTGAGGATAAATTTGTAGGTGAACAAAGACCTCAGAAAGTGATGAAACCTGAACAGACTCACATGAACAGTTCAGCAAAGCTAAACTGCTATCAGTCAAGTGAAGGATTGGTAAAGGAAAGCCATCATGAAACAGAAACGGAGGAGACTGGCAACATAATAAGCAATGGTCTGTCTGCATCTCCAACTGGTAAAGTGCACTTTGGTTCCCTAGGGGAAGCCAGGGCTACCTTCACGCAGGGTTCAAGTGAGGTAAATGTGCCAATAAATGATGCTACACCAATTACATTGAAGAGGAAGAGATACAGGAGAATTGTCAACTTAGCACCAAAGTTTAACCTTCCAAGACAGATTGCTGGTCAcacagagagagggaaggaagtcCTGGTAAGAGAAGATATTCCCCAGAAAAGTGTTTTGGAAGTGAGGCAGAAGAACTTTCTAAGCAAGAACTGTGGAGAAGCACATGAACAGGACCATTCATTGCAGGAATATTCCTTAGCCACTCCAGATGCAGATGCTTTGTTACATAATATTTCTTACGTTCATTCAGGACAGTGTTCTCCTATATTAAAATGTGCCTTCAAGGTTTGTGTAGATTCCAAAACTAAGGAGGAGCAAGCTACAACACTTCAGCCACAACAGGTAGTTGATAAAAGAGAGGATGAGTGTGAACATGTTTCTTCAGAGGTTACAAATGGCCAGCCGGATACTTTGCCTTCTCTTAAAGTTGTTTCTGAATATCTAGAAGATTCTAATACATTGGCAAGCTGCAGTGAGAATGCAAATGAAGCAGATGACTCTGAGCCAGCAAAGGCCTCACAACCTGAAGATTGTCAAGATGCAGATATGAAATGTAGTTTTCTGGGACTTCCCTTATCATTAGGATTTGCTTTTCAACTTGTGCAGCTCTTTGGTTCTCCAGGTCTTCCACTGG aATCCTTGTTGCCAGATGATTATATAGTTCCCCTTGACTGGAAAGTTTCAAAGATGATCTATTTACTGTGGAAGACCTCTGTGGAG gaaaaacagaaaacaaatggaTTGCAGAATGGAGATGGTTTGACTG atGATATTCTTAGTCTTGAAGATCTAAATAAAAATCACCAAGGGAATCAAGACTCTCCTGAAACACTATCAGACATGGAGCTGTGTCAAGATGTGATAGAGGAGAACATCATAACCTGGACTGGCACTGGCTGTCTGGATGCTGCATTTCATCAGTCATGA